The Montipora capricornis isolate CH-2021 chromosome 6, ASM3666992v2, whole genome shotgun sequence genome has a window encoding:
- the LOC138052871 gene encoding armadillo repeat-containing protein 2-like isoform X1, with translation MDPPRPPKSRKAEKGSSRPFYETEGPTSANIVSEARSSIRPVNTKRPFTPVESNRTLFGGSCSRPYEGRPPSAFSLGSYQSEGESSRPASGRRLTPIENAPQIPGIEPVLPVPPSGVVPGKSRRPLRTSPSSGSYEELNADQLNQKLHDVAINQGEKDGQTDLCPSPPKRGSPSKTLANPLRRNSAEAIPAPPTVPRDNAGARRVRSGPKERSQPVNALHRVKSSPLEHGNQNSDRGSTTAERSKKAGDRAGSGDKRKKREEEKLKDELVIYYEDNVKPLLSQMEQRFAEKNVTELCHDCLKLWSVLEKKGLIGKASGSFSARRRGEILRTVFRFLDLSEPRLLLRLGRLILSMKVTGNNLTNICMVVYRVAKTEENDQLFLEENILGCLIDTMKSCEIGSHHDAMVYTAGAIKHLSSNNPTTQKELVSLEGIEGLAQILDAISKDVLMSMKGSSQFTSLLVQVTGALRNLADVTGAKEIFLSSGVIRNLSIVLGPYLSDNDVVWNVCRALSKLTLYTESCFELSESCDWLEALRKILSQYKKKQELVVRVCFILGNLTSKSDRVRKAIYLDDSFMDVLVSVMQTYFNLELEVLRNGSSHEEKRVNGETKGPNRNEDVLIKGIRVIANLSINEEAGAGIAANEPLIDLLIQILDIKDAVNNEELVLNTVATLNNLSFYNDDDSVVQQRQVEITEILISLLMPENMDAMVEASRVFGNFSRSQKVREVLAEHKVDEIMIALLDAGERETVFTVCGVLINLMSDEQLKPKLKEEDGIKKLVDVLRDFGKHDWQLSSMVCQILWNYSDKITNSTAMFGEQETLELMDILTQYLGDKGLYSNGHLVLDGHSSNSVHFWTYYEDTALDPSELEAAESNIPEVLRDTWEGQFVPVAQHLLQRLKSHHTDLVPLESPS, from the exons ATGGATCCTCCTCGACCGCCGAAATCGCGCAAAGCTGAGAAAGGTTCTAGCCGTCCCTTTTACGAGACAGAAGGTCCGACAAGCGCAAACATCGTTTCAGAAGCCAGATCTTCTATCCGTCCTGTGAACACAAAAAGGCCTTTTACTCCAGTTGAATCCAACAGAACTCTATTTGGAGGGTCGTGCTCAAGACCATACGAAGGTAGACCGCCATCTGCGTTCAG cTTAGGTAGCTATCAGTCTGAGGGAGAATCGTCACGCCCTGCATCAGGAAGAAGGCTAACACCCATTGAAAATGCTCCTCAGATTCCAGGCATTGAGCCTGTTTTACCTGTACCGCCATCTGGTGTG GTCCCTGGAAAAAGCCGTAGGCCTTTACGGACATCGCCCTCTTCTGGTTCTTATGAGGAGTTGAATGCAGATCAACTCAATCAAAAGCTTCATGATGTTGCCATTAATCAAGGTGAGAAAGATGGTCAAACTGATCTTTGTCCCTCTCCTCCTAAAAGAGGATCACCATCCAAGACTCTGGCGAATCCTTTGCGGCGGAATTCTGCAGAGGCAATTCCAGCACCCCCTACTGTTCCTAGGGACAATGCTGGAGCAAGGAGAGTAAGAAGTGGGCCTAAGGAACGAAGTCAACCGGTCAATGCCCTTCATCGTGTCAAGAGCAGCCCTCTTGAGCATGGCAATCAAAACAGTGACCGGGGATCAACAACTGCAGAAAGGTCCAAAAAAGCTGGTGACAGGGCTGGGAGTGGCGATAAACGGAAGAAGAGAGAGGAAGAAAAACTGAAGGATGAGCTCGTTATTTACTATGAAGACAATGTGAAACCTTTGTTGTCTCAAATGGAGCAGAGATTTGCAGAGAAAAATGTTACAGAGCTCTGTCATGATTGTTTAAAACTATGGAGTGTGCTGGAAAAGAAAGGGCTCATTGGAAAGGCTAGTGGGAGCTTTTCTGCACGAAGGAGAGGGGAGATCTTAAGGACAGTTTTTAGGTTTTTGGATCTTAGTGAACCAAGGTTGCTTCTCAGACTTGGCAGATTGATTCTTTCA ATGAAAGTAACTGGAAATAATTTAACAAACATTTGCATGGTTGTGTACAGAGTGGCCAAAACAGAGGAAAATGATCAGCTGTTCCTGGAGGAGAACATACTTG GGTGTCTAATAGACACTATGAAGAGTTGTGAAATCGGCAGCCATCATGATGCCATGGTGTATACAGCAGGAGCCATAAAACATCTCTCAAGTAACAATCCCACAACTCAGAAAGAGCTGGTCTCTCTGGAAGGAATAGAGGGCTTAGCCCAAATTCTTGATGCAATAAGTAAAGAT GTGCTGATGTCCATGAAAGGAAGTTCCCAGTTTACCAGTTTGCTTGTTCAG GTGACTGGAGCTCTTAGGAATCTAGCTGATGTTACTGGTGCAAAAGAGATTTTTCTCAGTAGTGGAGTTATCAGAAACCTCTCGATTGTTCTAGGACCATATTTATCAGACAATGATGTTGTGTGGAATGTGTGCAGAGCTTTAAG CAAGCTGACATTGTATACAGAATCTTGCTTTGAACTGTCTGAGTCCTGTGATTGGCTTGAAGCTTTACGGAAGATTTTATCACagtataaaaagaaacaa GAGTTGGTGGTTCGGGTTTGTTTTATTCTTGGCAATTTAACTTCCAAGAGTGACAGAGTCAGAAAGGCTATTTATTTGGATGATTCATTTATGGATGTGTTAGTCTCTGTGATGCAGACATACTTTAATCTGGAGTTGGAG GTATTAAGAAATGGATCTTCACATGAAGAAAAACGTGTTAATGGAGAAACCAAAGGGCCCAACAGAAATGAAGATGTTCTCATTaag GGAATAAGAGTAATTGCGAACCTTTCCATCAATGAAGAAGCTGGAGCTGGTATTGCTGCTAATGAACCACTAATTGATCTCTTGATCCAGATTCTTG ATATCAAAGATGCTGTCAACAATGAAGAACTTGTTCTTAACACAGTAGCAACTCTCAACAATTTGTCATTCtacaatgatgatgatagtgTTGTGCAACAGAGACAAGTAGAGATCACAGAGA TACTGATTTCGCTATTAATGCCTGAGAACATGGATGCAATGGTTGAAGCTAGTCGTGTGTTTGGAAACTTTTCAAGATCCCAGAAGGTCAGAGAAGTTCTTGCTGAACATAAAG ttGATGAGATCATGATTGCGCTGTTGGATGCTGGTGAAAGAGAAACTGTTTTCACAGTTTGTGGTGTTCTTATTAACCTAATGTCAGATGAACAACTCAAACCAAAGTTAAAAGAGGAAGATGGAATCAAAAA aCTCGTGGATGTCTTGCGTGATTTTGGCAAACATGACTGGCAGTTGTCAAGTATGGTCTGTCAAATTCTTTGGAACTATAG TGACAAGATAACCAACTCCACAGCAATGTTTGGTGAACAAGAAACACTAGAGCTAATGGACATCCTCACACAGTATTTGG gtGATAAAGGCTTATACTCGAATGGACACTTGGTGTTGGATGGCCATTCATCTAATTCAGTGCATTTTTGGACATACT ATGAGGATACAGCTCTGGACCCTAGCGAGTTAGAGGCAGCGGAGTCCAACATTCCTGAAGTGCTGCGAGACACGTGGGAAGGACAGTTTGTGCCCGTTGCTCAACATTTGCTTCAGAGACTCAAGTCTCATCATACAGACCTGGTACCCTTAGAGTCCCCAAGCTAG
- the LOC138052871 gene encoding armadillo repeat-containing protein 2-like isoform X2 → MDPPRPPKSRKAEKGSSRPFYETEGPTSANIVSEARSSIRPVNTKRPFTPVESNRTLFGGSCSRPYEGRPPSAFSLGSYQSEGESSRPASGRRLTPIENAPQIPGIEPVLPVPPSGVVPGKSRRPLRTSPSSGSYEELNADQLNQKLHDVAINQGEKDGQTDLCPSPPKRGSPSKTLANPLRRNSAEAIPAPPTVPRDNAGARRVRSGPKERSQPVNALHRVKSSPLEHGNQNSDRGSTTAERSKKAGDRAGSGDKRKKREEEKLKDELVIYYEDNVKPLLSQMEQRFAEKNVTELCHDCLKLWSVLEKKGLIGKASGSFSARRRGEILRTVFRFLDLSEPRLLLRLGRLILSMKVTGNNLTNICMVVYRVAKTEENDQLFLEENILGCLIDTMKSCEIGSHHDAMVYTAGAIKHLSSNNPTTQKELVSLEGIEGLAQILDAISKDVLMSMKGSSQFTSLLVQVTGALRNLADVTGAKEIFLSSGVIRNLSIVLGPYLSDNDVVWNVCRALSKLTLYTESCFELSESCDWLEALRKILSQYKKKQELVVRVCFILGNLTSKSDRVRKAIYLDDSFMDVLVSVMQTYFNLELEVLRNGSSHEEKRVNGETKGPNRNEDVLIKGIRVIANLSINEEAGAGIAANEPLIDLLIQILDIKDAVNNEELVLNTVATLNNLSFYNDDDSVVQQRQVEITEILISLLMPENMDAMVEASRVFGNFSRSQKVREVLAEHKVDEIMIALLDAGERETVFTVCGVLINLMSDEQLKPKLKEEDGIKKLVDVLRDFGKHDWQLSSMVCQILWNYSDKITNSTAMFGEQETLELMDILTQYLDEDTALDPSELEAAESNIPEVLRDTWEGQFVPVAQHLLQRLKSHHTDLVPLESPS, encoded by the exons ATGGATCCTCCTCGACCGCCGAAATCGCGCAAAGCTGAGAAAGGTTCTAGCCGTCCCTTTTACGAGACAGAAGGTCCGACAAGCGCAAACATCGTTTCAGAAGCCAGATCTTCTATCCGTCCTGTGAACACAAAAAGGCCTTTTACTCCAGTTGAATCCAACAGAACTCTATTTGGAGGGTCGTGCTCAAGACCATACGAAGGTAGACCGCCATCTGCGTTCAG cTTAGGTAGCTATCAGTCTGAGGGAGAATCGTCACGCCCTGCATCAGGAAGAAGGCTAACACCCATTGAAAATGCTCCTCAGATTCCAGGCATTGAGCCTGTTTTACCTGTACCGCCATCTGGTGTG GTCCCTGGAAAAAGCCGTAGGCCTTTACGGACATCGCCCTCTTCTGGTTCTTATGAGGAGTTGAATGCAGATCAACTCAATCAAAAGCTTCATGATGTTGCCATTAATCAAGGTGAGAAAGATGGTCAAACTGATCTTTGTCCCTCTCCTCCTAAAAGAGGATCACCATCCAAGACTCTGGCGAATCCTTTGCGGCGGAATTCTGCAGAGGCAATTCCAGCACCCCCTACTGTTCCTAGGGACAATGCTGGAGCAAGGAGAGTAAGAAGTGGGCCTAAGGAACGAAGTCAACCGGTCAATGCCCTTCATCGTGTCAAGAGCAGCCCTCTTGAGCATGGCAATCAAAACAGTGACCGGGGATCAACAACTGCAGAAAGGTCCAAAAAAGCTGGTGACAGGGCTGGGAGTGGCGATAAACGGAAGAAGAGAGAGGAAGAAAAACTGAAGGATGAGCTCGTTATTTACTATGAAGACAATGTGAAACCTTTGTTGTCTCAAATGGAGCAGAGATTTGCAGAGAAAAATGTTACAGAGCTCTGTCATGATTGTTTAAAACTATGGAGTGTGCTGGAAAAGAAAGGGCTCATTGGAAAGGCTAGTGGGAGCTTTTCTGCACGAAGGAGAGGGGAGATCTTAAGGACAGTTTTTAGGTTTTTGGATCTTAGTGAACCAAGGTTGCTTCTCAGACTTGGCAGATTGATTCTTTCA ATGAAAGTAACTGGAAATAATTTAACAAACATTTGCATGGTTGTGTACAGAGTGGCCAAAACAGAGGAAAATGATCAGCTGTTCCTGGAGGAGAACATACTTG GGTGTCTAATAGACACTATGAAGAGTTGTGAAATCGGCAGCCATCATGATGCCATGGTGTATACAGCAGGAGCCATAAAACATCTCTCAAGTAACAATCCCACAACTCAGAAAGAGCTGGTCTCTCTGGAAGGAATAGAGGGCTTAGCCCAAATTCTTGATGCAATAAGTAAAGAT GTGCTGATGTCCATGAAAGGAAGTTCCCAGTTTACCAGTTTGCTTGTTCAG GTGACTGGAGCTCTTAGGAATCTAGCTGATGTTACTGGTGCAAAAGAGATTTTTCTCAGTAGTGGAGTTATCAGAAACCTCTCGATTGTTCTAGGACCATATTTATCAGACAATGATGTTGTGTGGAATGTGTGCAGAGCTTTAAG CAAGCTGACATTGTATACAGAATCTTGCTTTGAACTGTCTGAGTCCTGTGATTGGCTTGAAGCTTTACGGAAGATTTTATCACagtataaaaagaaacaa GAGTTGGTGGTTCGGGTTTGTTTTATTCTTGGCAATTTAACTTCCAAGAGTGACAGAGTCAGAAAGGCTATTTATTTGGATGATTCATTTATGGATGTGTTAGTCTCTGTGATGCAGACATACTTTAATCTGGAGTTGGAG GTATTAAGAAATGGATCTTCACATGAAGAAAAACGTGTTAATGGAGAAACCAAAGGGCCCAACAGAAATGAAGATGTTCTCATTaag GGAATAAGAGTAATTGCGAACCTTTCCATCAATGAAGAAGCTGGAGCTGGTATTGCTGCTAATGAACCACTAATTGATCTCTTGATCCAGATTCTTG ATATCAAAGATGCTGTCAACAATGAAGAACTTGTTCTTAACACAGTAGCAACTCTCAACAATTTGTCATTCtacaatgatgatgatagtgTTGTGCAACAGAGACAAGTAGAGATCACAGAGA TACTGATTTCGCTATTAATGCCTGAGAACATGGATGCAATGGTTGAAGCTAGTCGTGTGTTTGGAAACTTTTCAAGATCCCAGAAGGTCAGAGAAGTTCTTGCTGAACATAAAG ttGATGAGATCATGATTGCGCTGTTGGATGCTGGTGAAAGAGAAACTGTTTTCACAGTTTGTGGTGTTCTTATTAACCTAATGTCAGATGAACAACTCAAACCAAAGTTAAAAGAGGAAGATGGAATCAAAAA aCTCGTGGATGTCTTGCGTGATTTTGGCAAACATGACTGGCAGTTGTCAAGTATGGTCTGTCAAATTCTTTGGAACTATAG TGACAAGATAACCAACTCCACAGCAATGTTTGGTGAACAAGAAACACTAGAGCTAATGGACATCCTCACACAGTATTTGG ATGAGGATACAGCTCTGGACCCTAGCGAGTTAGAGGCAGCGGAGTCCAACATTCCTGAAGTGCTGCGAGACACGTGGGAAGGACAGTTTGTGCCCGTTGCTCAACATTTGCTTCAGAGACTCAAGTCTCATCATACAGACCTGGTACCCTTAGAGTCCCCAAGCTAG
- the LOC138052872 gene encoding anaphase-promoting complex subunit 4-like, with protein sequence MQYRGNPKIKRRQYEYDTAVTTAVNKISVSGNKLIRISKMAGSCGSFRQLEDKPCSAEIINQKWSPKMDLLALVTADGEVWLQRLSWKRVWSISVSETSRALLVSWRPDGKILAIAFNDGKIKLIDIENAECVHQAQVQTVPASLDWTEQQSNDAAELKDTRIFFEKSNLYLPSLSHLPKSTGALFSKEASQEESDDPKKFKSLSKELNVLIVGDICGKIYLFLYGIFLCAVVNTSDSFQKQKHSDCQVISATVSNDLKALSVVVKTVVNSSDLQPVYLMLYETGLVSSRQRELGVISKKVAEVTSLMEYFDNTLQAMSDAWEDILLEMGTKLTEFAAERVTAGSSVSSEFLTLLTRGVTSPELQSFLIHDLTEKGLKKLGNSIENSYTSIQNLAQKHLNCVTQSLLYHITEIHGMSRWTEQFGILGLSEHELQTTVTSLGSIMLKTQELVHVIETSLKSFKAFFQWLYYTILTLSDAEIPDFLKQRSHQDVTLVSNFIQDQLAVNSQGKFTLERVGQYFDSKPLSVKPPFGNNDWTQFVESHPRLRSSPLLIPNNATDSLMTLSIQLRKDVEKAFAAPVSAISRSITCWSYFQLFETSSSTASSVCVSQASIGSPASPVVAFPDDNQLCIVAFKANQHQLYFARVCVNGLSCDNEPVIYSFSDVKFYDEEYLSVLLQEGNLDNDAEEKPSILAQIRFNWIEDKNFCDVTQRKDLCITSISEVQPVNVGPKITHYRKLMGIRAKSLSVSGSRKVSCVLSSSRRHICLFEMDAEDEDIEDDIDNENVTECSEEQ encoded by the coding sequence ATGCAGTACCGAGGAAATCCGAAGATCAAACGAAGACAATACGAGTATGACACGGCAGTGACCACGGCAGTGAATAAGATCTCGGTCAGCGGTAATAAATTGATTCGAATTTCTAAAATGGCGGGATCGTGTGGTTCATTTAGACAACTCGAAGATAAGCCCTGTTCGGCAGAGATTATTAATCAGAAATGGTCGCCAAAAATGGATTTACTTGCTCTTGTCACTGCCGATGGAGAGGTGTGGCTGCAGAGACTATCGTGGAAGCGAGTGTGGTCGATTTCTGTCTCAGAAACCAGTCGTGCCCTTCTTGTCTCCTGGAGACCGGATGGCAAGATCTTGGCTATCGCGTTTAACGATGGTAAAATCAAACTGATAGACATTGAAAATGCTGAATGCGTTCATCAAGCACAAGTGCAAACGGTTCCTGCTTCCTTGGATTGGACTGAGCAGCAAAGTAACGATGCAGCGGAACTTAAGGATACAAGGATTTTCTTTGAAAAGTCAAATCTATATCTCCCCTCTCTTTCCCACCTCCCCAAATCCACCGGTGCATTATTCTCAAAGGAAGCTTCACAGGAAGAATCAGATGACCCAAAGAAGTTCAAGTCTTTGTCGAAAGAGTTGAACGTGTTGATTGTTGGTGACATCTgtggaaaaatatatttgtttctttatggCATTTTCTTGTGCGCTGTAGTGAATACTTCTGATTCCTTTCAAAAGCAGAAACACTCTGATTGTCAAGTAATAAGTGCCACAGTCTCAAATGATTTGAAGGCACTTTCAGTAGTTGTCAAGACAGTTGTCAACAGTTCAGACCTACAGCCAGTTTATCTCATGTTGTACGAGACAGGTCTTGTATCCTCAAGGCAACGTGAACTTGGAGTTATTTCGAAGAAAGTCGCTGAAGTCACCAGTTTAATGGAATATTTTGATAATACATTGCAGGCCATGTCAGACGCTTGGGAAGACATTCTTCTTGAAATGGGAACCAAGTTGACAGAGTTTGCTGCAGAACGAGTGACCGCAGGATCAAGTGTTAGCAGCGAATTCCTAACCTTGCTCACTCGTGGTGTTACAAGTCCTGAACTGCAGTCCTTCTTGATTCATGATCTTACAGAAAAAGGTCTCAAGAAGCTGGGAAATAGCATTGAGAATTCATACACAAGTATACAAAATCTCGCCCAGAAGCACTTGAACTGTGTTACACAATCTCTTCTATATCATATAACTGAAATTCATGGCATGTCAAGATGGACTGAGCAGTTTGGCATATTGGGGCTTTCAGAGCATGAACTGCAGACAACAGTTACAAGCCTGGGTTCTATTATGTTAAAAACACAAGAGCTTGTCCACGTCATTGAAACAAGCCTCAAGAGCTTTAAAGCCTTCTTTCAATGGCTTTATTACACTATCCTCACCCTTTCTGATGCTGAAATTCCAGACTTTTTGAAACAAAGAAGTCACCAAGATGTGACGCTTGTGTCTAATTTCATCCAAGACCAGCTTGCTGTCAACAGCCAAGGAAAGTTCACCTTGGAGAGAGTTGGTCAGTATTTTGATTCCAAGCCACTTTCAGTGAAACCTCCATTCGGGAACAATGACTGGACACAATTTGTCGAAAGTCACCCAAGACTGAGATCCAGTCCGCTGTTAATTCCAAACAATGCAACCGATTCTCTGATGACTTTGTCGATCCAGTTGCGCAAAGATGTTGAGAAAGCATTTGCTGCACCAGTTAGTGCAATCAGCAGGTCAATCACTTGTTGGAGTTATTTCCAACTCTTTGAGACAAGCAGTAGCACTGCGAGCTCCGTTTGTGTTAGTCAAGCATCAATAGGCTCCCCAGCAAGTCCAGTTGTTGCATTTCCTGATGACAACCAATTGTGTATTGTGGCTTTCAAGGCAAACCAGCATCAGCTCTATTTTGCAAGAGTTTGTGTGAATGGTCTATCGTGTGACAATGAACCAGTGATTTACTCATTCTCAGATGTGAAATTTTATGATGAGGAGTATTTATCAGTATTGCTCCAAGAAGGTAACCTTGACAATGATGCAGAAGAGAAGCCATCGATACTTGCTCAAATTCGTTTCAATTGGATCGAGGACAAGAACTTTTGTGATGTTACCCAAAGGAAGGATTTGTGTATTACTTCAATTTCAGAAGTTCAGCCTGTAAATGTAGGCCCCAAGATTACACATTACCGAAAGCTGATGGGCATAAGAGCAAAGTCATTGAGTGTCAGTGGTTCTCGGAAAGTCTCCTGTGTTTTGTCATCATCAAGGAGACACATCTGTCTTTTTGAAATGGATGCTGAAGACGAGGATATAGAGGATGACATTGACAATGAAAATGTGACAGAGTGCTCTGAAGAACAGTAA